The proteins below are encoded in one region of Aspergillus nidulans FGSC A4 chromosome III:
- the pex20 gene encoding protein pex20 (transcript_id=CADANIAT00006146) yields the protein MSDALCGPSNALQNFQKHASVDRTLQQDRLISRQSPSQGFRSKNSNEGILDSEFAAFESNSPVGAPLPNLQHEGHFVAPAPHMPMPHAAEAPNWAADFQNLHISGPSRAINYQPGPSAAPMSNASQQGWHGEFLRQQQQQHRPALQENQALGQRFQQSFTPNYTMNNSMAVYAPGPETVHVSRTEEFDESAFDAAFEQAKADMASQFEESLVETNVTESNANNEDQKEEAPAQQIGHETIRIGSDTISQVDKDDPQAAANDADELARTAGHLLNSVSHETNQKFRESNFLALMRRIRDHEVQLEGDEFRETAQSLHPGGPYYPEGKRQQNLEEKRLWRPIGENNAHVASNHSNNTSERLPSSAKSVRRFDTPTAKPKESSELKSDHDSMYASWNHGDRWA from the exons ATGAGTGACGCCCTGTGTGGACCGTCGAACGCACTGCAAAACTTCCAGAAGCATGCCTCTGTTGACCGGACACTGCAGCAAGATAGGCTGATTTCACGGCAGTCTCCTTCACAG GGCTTTCGCTCAAAGAATTCGAATGAAGGTATACTGGATTCCGAATTTGCTGCCTTCGAATCAAACAGTCCTGTGGGAGCGCCTCTACCCAACCTTCAACACGAAGGTCACTTCGTGGCTCCGGCCCCCCACATGCCTATGCCCCATGCCGCGGAGGCGCCGAACTGGGCAGCCGATTTCCAAAACCTTCATATCTCGGGGCCGTCGCGAGCCATTAATTACCAACCAGGGCCATCAGCAGCTCCGATGTCGAATGCGTCACAGCAAGGTTGGCACGGTGAATTCTTAaggcaacaacaacaacagcacagGCCTGCATTACAGGAGAATCAGGCACTCGGTCAAAGGTTTCAACAATCATTTACCCCGAACTACACCATGAATAACTCAATGGCTGTTTATGCACCTGGACCAGAAACAGTGCATGTCTCGAGGACCGAAGAATTTGATGAATCTGCCTTTGACGCTGCGTTTGAACAGGCCAAGGCGGACATGGCATCTCAGTTCGAGGAGTCACTCGTTGAGACAAACGTTACTGAATCGAACGCCAATAATGAAGATCAGAAAGAAGAGGCCCCTGCTCAACAAATTGGCCATGAAACGATAAGAATTGGGTCGGACACCATCTCACAAGTTGACAAGGACGATCCTCAAGCGGCGGCGAACGATGCAGACGAACTTGCTCGCACCGCGGGCCATTTGTTGAACAGCGTCAGCCATGAGACGAATCAAAAGTTCCGAGAAAGCAATTTCCTGGCATTAATGCGGCGCATTCGAGACCATGAGGTCCAACTCGAGGGTGATGAATTTCGCGAA ACTGCGCAGTCTTTACATCCCGGTGGGCCGTATTACCCGGAAGGCAAACGGCAGCAGAATCTTGAGGAGAAACGATTATGGAGGCCGATCGGCGAGAACAATGCTCATGTTGCGTCAAACCACAGCA ATAATACCTCAGAACGCCTCCCATCTAGTGCCAAAAGCGTTCGGAGGTTCGACACACCGACTGCCAAGCCAAAGGAGAGTTCGGAGTTAAAAAGCGACCATGATTCGATGTACGCAAGCTGGAATCACGGTGACCGTTGGGCTTAG